The genomic interval GCTAAATTCTTTGTTCAAAAACGAAACGAGTACCAAATGGTTATCCGTACCGCCACTCACGATGTCATAGCCACGTTTAATCAATACATCGGCTAAAACTTTCGCATTGGCACGAACTTGTTTGGCGTAAGTTGTCCACTCAGGTTTGAGATTTTCAGCAAACCCAACCGCTTTGGCTGCAATCACATGCACCAAGGGGCCGCCTTGAATACCAGGGAAGATCGCGCTATTCACTTTTTTAGCGATCTCTTCATCGTTCGTAAGAATGATACCACCACGAGGGCCACGAAGCGTTTTGTGCGTTGTCGAGCTAACGACATGACAGTGTGGGAACGGACTTGGATGTTCACCCGCAGCCACAAGACCTGCAATGTGCGCGATGTCAGCAAAAAGATACGCACCGACTTCATCCGCAATCTCTCTAAATTTAGCAAAATCAATCTCACGTGGGTACGCACTGGCACCACAAATGATCATTTTAGGCTTGACAATGTGCGCGATCTCTCTGACTTTATCATAATTGATGCGACCATCCAGTTCAACGCCGTAAAAGAAACTCGAATACGTTTTACCTGAACTGCTGACTTTGGCACCGTGTGTTAAGTGACCGCCATGGCTTAGATCCATACCTAAAATTTTATCAAACGGGTTAAGAAGCGCTTGGTATACACCTTGATTAGCTTGGCTACCTGAGTTTGGTTGAACATTGGCATAGGTACAACCAAAAAGTTTGCACACGCGATCAATCGCCAGTTGTTCCACTTGGTCAGCAAATTCACAACCACCGTAGTAACGTTTAGCAGGATAACCCTCAGCGTATTTGTTCGTAAAAACACTGCCCATCGCTTCCATAACAGCAGGGTATGTGAAGTTTTCGCTGGCAATCATCTCAAGGTGATCGCATTGGCGGTGTAACTCTTTGACGGTTAAATCATAAACAATAGGATCCACAGTTTTTAAAATACTCATTTTAATTCCTCATCTTTTTGTGTTAAGTCATCGCTCTCACCCAGTGGTTTCATGGCAGGGAACAAAATGACATCTTTAATCGACATCTCATTGGTGAGTAACATCGTTAAACGATCAATTCCTAGCCCTTGTCCAGCGGTTGGTGGTAATCCATAACCTAGAGCGTAGACATAATCTTCATCCATCTCATGGGCTTCATCATCACCAGCATTTTTAGCCTGCAACTGTTTTGCAAACCTTTCGTATTGATCCAAAGGATCATTCAGTTCATTAAATCCATTGGCGATCTCTCTCCCTGCAATGAAGAGCTCAAAGCGCTCTGCAATGTTTGGATCAATTTCACTGCGACGTGCGAGTGGGCTAATTTCAATCGGGTAATCAATGATGAACGTTGGATCAATCAATTTTTCTTCCACAAAAAGATCAAAAAGTTCTTCGTAGAGTTTACCAAGGCTTAGGTTTTTTTCAACTGCAAACCCTTTATTGGTAATATAGGTTACAATTTGGGTGCAATCATCAAGAATTTGATCGGGAATATCACCAATTTCTGCAAGCGCTGCTCTAAAACCGATTTTACGGAATGGTTTTGAAAAGTCGATTTCGAAATCACCGTAAGGAAGTTTGCGAGGGAGTTTGAGTTTTTTAAGGAGCACATCAAACATCTCTTCGGTCAAACGCATCAAATCATGGTAGTTATGGTACGCCCAGTAAAACTCGATCATTGTAAATTCAGGATTATGGGTTTGATCCATGCCTTCGTTTCTAAAGTTACGATTGATCTCAAAAACCGCTTCAAAGCCGCCTACAACGAGGCGTTTGAGGTAAAGTTCTGGCGCAATGCGAAGGTAACGATCAACACCAAGCGCATTGTGATGGGTGATAAAAGGCTTCGCATTGGCTCCACCTGCAATGGGGTGCATCATCGGAGTTTCAACCTCTAAAAAGTCGCGCTCCTCAAAGAAATGGCGAATCTCACTGACAATTTTACTTCTGATTTTAAAGGTTTTGCGCACATCCGCGTTCATAATCATATCAAGATAGCGTTTGCGGTATCTGAGCTCTTTATCTTGCAGGCCATGGAACTTCTCAGGAAGCGGAATAATGGACTTGGTAGCGACTTCAAGTGTGTTTACATGTAAAGAGAGCTCACCCGTTTTAGTGACAAATGGGAAACCCGTGACACTAATGATGTCGCCCACTTCAACGAGTTTTTTAGCTTCATCAAACCAGGCATCACCGATTGACTCACGGCTAAAATAGATTTGAAGCAGACCCTGTTCATCTTCGATTTTTGCAAATGCTGCTTTTCCCATATGGCGTAAAAATTTAATACGTCCTACAACGGTATTGTTCTTGTTCTCATCACGCTTGAGTTCACTCTCAGCCACATATTCATAGCACTCTAGAAACTCTTTGGTGCTGGTGTCTTTGATAATATTGTGTCTGTAAGGGTTGTGCCCAAGTGCTTGGAGCGCTTTTCCCTTCTCGATACGTTGTTGTTGGTATTGGTCCTGAAATAACAAATTGCTTCCTCTTTTCTAATGTTAGCTTTTTTCTTTAGCACATTTTTCGCAAAGACCACGCAGTTGCATCAAATGGCTGGTAATGTGAAAGTGATTCGCTTTCGCGATCTCTAGTTGGAGTTGTTCGATTTTATCGTTTTGAAATTCGATGATAAGCCCGCATGTTTTACAAATCATATGATCATGATGTGGCTTGTTGGCAAGTTCAAATTTTTTACCTGCCACACCAAAAGAGATGGAAGTGACCATATGAGACTCTTCCAAAAGGTTAAGTGTGCGATACACCGTAGCAATACCAATGTTAAGCTCTGGGTAGGAGCTTTTAAGAAAAATATAGAGATCCTCAGGGGTAAAATGATCATTTCGCTCGTATAAGGTTTTTAAAACAACTTCGCGTTGTTTGGTAAATTTTAAGCTATTGTTTTTCAAAAGCTCTTTAAAGTTTGCGAGTAAGGAGCTGTATTCAAGATTTTCAAATGCACTCATTGTGTAACCTTTCTTAAGGATTTGTTGAATTATTCACTTTAGGCTGAAGGCTCTCAAACATCGTATCGGTATCTAGTTTTACAATATAATTTCCCATCTCTAAAAAGAGAGGAAACATGATACTGTGAGCAACATAAGGCTCCATCTTGGATTTGACAAATTCAATGTTACTCAGGGTAATGGCAAGTACGGAGAAAACCAAAAAGATTTTCATACTCCCCACCGCAAAACCTGCTAATTTATCGATCATGCTGAGACCACTAAGGCTCAGCGCTTGGGCGATGAGGTAGCCTAAAAAGATACAGGTAATCCAGACAACAATTAAAACCGCAATAAAACCAAAAAGATACAAAGAGGCTTGGTTTCCAAAAACAAAAAGATGATCATTGATCATTTGACCAGCAACCGGTGCATAACGTGAGGCAAAATAGATACCACCAATAATGCCTAAAAGACCAAAAACTTCTTTGACAAAGCCATTAATAATACCTTTAATACCCAAAATAAGCACTAAAGATAATGAGATAATGTCAAACATGGAAAAATTCGCCATTAATGTGCGCTCCTAAAACAATTTTTACCACTTCGTTTGGCTTCATACAGTGCTTTGTCTGCTTTATCCAACAGATCATCTGCGCTCATGGCGTGCTTATGGGAGCAGATACCCGCACTGAGTGTCAAATGAATGTCGTGGTTTTTATAGAGTAACTTACTATCACTCGTCTCTTTAATAATACGATCAACAATTTTGGTCGCCTCTTCAAAAGAGGTACGGTTGAGAATCACCACAAACTCTTCGCCACCATAGCGGTAGATACGTGTACCACGACGAAGCGAGTTTTGAATAAGCTTGGATAAAAAGATCAGTGTTTTATCCCCTGCAATATGCCCAAAAGAGTCGTTGATCTGTTTAAAATCATCAGCATCGAACATAATAAGGTGCATATCCATATCTTTCTCTTTTCCAAAACTGAGCACCTCTTCTAAGTCTTTTACCAAGACTCTGCGGTTATGTGCTTTGGTCAGAGGATCGATGTTGGATTCACGCTCCAGTCGTTCGACTTCCAATTTAAGCTTTGCAATGGTCTCATCGGCCGATTGAAGCTCTTGGAAAATTTTATCTTGAAAATGGTCAAACGCTTGAAGGATTTGGCGTGTATCCACACTTTCATAGTCTCGTTTGATGTTATCAATATTGATAGCGGTCTCATCAGAGATGACTCTGAGATTGTCGTTGGATTTGACAAACTCTTCAAGTCCTTTTTTCATTAATCCAAAGCAGTTTTCACTTAAGAGTTCTTCGTGTTGTGCATTGGAAAAAAGATAACTGTGTTTTTTTGAAAGGTCTAAAATTTCGGCATCGCCGTTTGCTTGCATCGTCTCGACAAAGGTATCGTGATAATATTTGGGATAGGGAGGAATGTTTAAATCTTTGAGCTTTGCAAATGTTTCATCGGCTAGCTGAAAAACCATCTCTGCGATATGATTACCATTGTTCATGTCCATAGGTGCCTTTTTACCCATTATTTTTAGATTTTTTAATGCTTTAGTATAGCCTGAATAAGCTGTAATATTAGTAAAACCTTCGCTTTAGATGCCCATATTGTTTAGGAGCTCTTGCGGTTGCGTAGAGTAACGAATGGCATCTTCTTTGGTAATTAGGTTGGCTTTGAGATGTTTCATCATCGCTTGGGTTTGGGTGACCATGCCCGTTTTTTGTTGATTGAGTTGCATTTGTGAGTAAATTTGATGAATCTTATTTTCACGAATAAGGTTTGCAATCGCCGCATTGTTAATCATGATTTCATGAATGGCAACCCTTCCTCCACCGACTTTTGGTAAGAGGCTTTGTGAAACAACAGCATACAGTGACGTTGCTAACATATTGCGCACTTGGACCTGTTCAGGGCCATCAAAGCTGTCAACAATTCTATTGATCGTTTGAACGGCTGAGTTGGTGTGCAAGGTTCCTAAAACCAAGTGACCTGTCTCAGCAGCTGTAATGGCGGTACTAATCGTCTCTTGATCTCGCATCTCACCGACAAGGATAATGTCAGGATCTTGACGGAGTGAAAATTTGAGCGCCCTTGCAAAACTTTTGGTATCTTCACCCACATTTCGGTGCGAAAAAAGGCACTTTTTGTTGCTATGAATAAACTCTACAGGATCTTCAATGGTGATGATATGGCGGTGCTCAAAAAGGTTAATTTCATTTAAAAGCGCTGCCAATGTCGTTGATTTACCACTTCCTGTAGGCCCTGTGACTAAGATAAGTCCTTTTTCACGTTTAATCAGCTCTTTAAAAACAATGGGAGCACTAAGATCATCAAGAGAAGGAATTTCGATAGGAATAATTCTAAAGGAGGCGGCTAAATCACCGTTGATCGTGTAATAATAGTTTGCACGAAAGCGACCAATGTCAGGAAACATAATCGCAAAATCGAGCTCTTTCTCTTCTTCGAGTTTCTTTTTTTGTTTATCGGTAATGAGGGTATAACAGAGTTCTTCAATGACCGTACCACTGAGGTGCTCCATATCTAAGGGAACAAGTTTGCCATCAATTCTAATCTGAGGTTCACTGCGACCTACAAGGTGTAGATCGGACGCTTTATAGGCGACCACATTTTTTAATAATGCTTTAATATTGAGTGAACTCATGATGTTTTCTCCTTAAATTGGCTTATTCGATGATTTTTGGAACGACGAAAAAGCCACTTTCGCTCTGTGGGGCATGATTTAAAATAGTTTTAATAATGGCTGGATTGACACTAGGAACATCTTCACGAAAAGGGGTACCACCCGCTACGGTTGTAAAGGTTGCCTCTTCTGTTTCCAGGTTAAGTTCATTCAGGTTTTCAACAAAAGCGACAATTTCACTCAGTTGGTTAATCACACCTTCACGTTTCTCCTCACTTATTTTCAAAGAAGAGAGTTTTTCAAGTTTTTGTAAGAGTGTGTCATCAATGTGCATTGGCTAAAATCCTTCGGTTGGTTTAAAAGCTGATTATAGCAAATTCTCTTTTGGCTAAGACTGAAATGGCATTAGTGGCTTTTTATATTTCTTGTGATAAACTTTGGCATATTTAAAAAAAATCGCTTCTATAAGGATAGTGTTTGGGACTTCAAGAGAATATTAAAGCGGTCAAAGAAGAGATGAGCACAGAAGAGCAATTCTTAGAGGGAATGATCAAAGGTGAGCGTTTCTTTAAACGTAATAAAAAATACATCATCGCAGCGCTTGTGCTTTTAGTGTTGGGTGCTGGTGGGTATGCTATCAATGATGTTATGGCAAAACAGCGTTTGAAAGCTTCTAACGTTGCGTATCAGGCACTTTTGACGGATGCTAACAATGTCTCTGCATTGGAAACCCTCAAAGCAAAAAATCCAAAATTGTACACGATGTATCTCTTCGAAACAGCACTGGCAAAAGGTGATGCAGAAGTACTAAAAAGCGTGTCACTCTCAAAAGAAGATCCTATTTTAGCGGATTTAGCAGCGTATCAGCTTTCACAGCTTGATGCAAATGTCACGGCTAAAAGCGAATTGCTTTCGGGGATGGTATTGCTTCAAGAGGGTTATGAATTACTCAAAGAGAAGAAAGTAGAAGAGGCGAGGTTGAAATTTGCTCAAATCGATGCAAGTTCTCCACTTAAACAGATTGCAAAAAATCTAGAACACTATCAAGGTTTAAACTAATGAGATACGCAAAAATTGTTTTTTCACTTTTGGCTTTACTATTGGTTGTCAGCGGCTGTGGCACAAAACGTCAATATTTTGAACCAGAGGCACTCGCGGGCAAAGTAAGTTATGATGGCTCTTTGCCAGGTTCCATTGTCGACGCAGTACGCGATGGTGCGACACTCTCAAATGGTCAAGTCATTACCAAAAAAGGGCTTTCCAATGTTATTCTATCTGAAGGTTTTGTCTACCTTGGTGAAGATCAAGGACGCTATGTTGCTGCATCTAAATGCGGTGCTTTGCAAATTGTGGATGCATCTAAAAAAGTGCTTTTCACCAAAGAGTGTAGCGTCTCTGTCGCTTCTGCTTCGTTAAAAGCAAATATCCTAGCGCTTATTTTAGGTTCCAACGAACTTATTTTGATTGACATTAACGATGGCAAAGAGATGATGCATCTTAAACAAGACAACGTTTATGTGCTTGATTCTCGTATCGCGGCACCTTACTTCTTGGGCGACTTAATCGTTTTCCCCACTTTGGATGGCAAGCTTGTGATCGTGGATGCGCAAAGCAAAAAACCGATCCGTGATGTTGTGGTCAGCAATGAAAAATTCTTTGGCAACATCATCTATCTTCAAGTTTTAGGCGATCGTTTGGTGGCTGCAACGAAGAGCAAGGTGGTTTCCATTAGTCCTAAATCCATCAGTTTTCTTGAAAAAGAGGTCAAAGATGTGATCGTACTTGAAAATCGTATTTTTGTCTTCACCAAAGACGGGCGTGTCATTTTAGCCGATGCAGATCTTAGAGTCATTAAAGAGCGTAAATTCCCATTTGCAACGTTTGCTGGAACTATTTATGGTGACTTTATCTATATGATCGAAAAAGGTGGTTATGTGATTGCGACCGATTTAGATCTAGTCTCTACTAATGTGTATAAACTTCCCGATGAAATTGAGAGCCACATCTTTACAACAGGTGATGCGCTTTACTATAAAGATCATTTCTTCAAACTCAATCGTAAAAAATAGGAATTGGGTTGTGTTACCATCATGAAAGAGATGTTAGAGCGCATTTGTTGCAAGCAGGTCGTTTTTACATCTCTGGAAGTGGTCGATCCCAAAGTTGTGCTTCATACTCGCAAAAAACTCGCTATCTTTAGTGGCGTAGACCCAAAATCGTTTTACCATCTTATTTTTCGTATTGAACAAAAGAGCCGATTTTTACGCAAACATGTTGATGAAATGGCTGAACTTTGTAAGACCTTAGAGTTACATGTAAAGCATACCTATAAGTATAAACACCTGCTTCTTAATGCGCCTTTGTGCTCTAAAGCGGCCATCATGCTTCAAGAAAATGGTTGGAAGGTTTATAATGATTTTATGTGATATTGGAAATTCCAATGCTGATTTTTACCAAGATGGTAAAGTGTGGAGCATGTCTCACAAACAATTTAAAGAGTTTTCGACCCAAGAGAATGTCTATTATATTTGTGTGAACGATGCCCTTAAGAGTTGGTTGCAAGGAAGAAATCATTTTATTGATCTGGAGCCTTATTTTGAGTTTGACACGATTTACCAAGGGATGGGGATTGATCGTATTGCGGCATGTTGTACGATTGAAGATGGGATGATTGTCGATGCGGGCAGTGCTATAACGGTCGACATTATGTCAGGAGGGATGCACTTGGGCGGTTTTATTCTTCCGGGTCTTGGAGCGTATGAGAAGTGTTATGCTTCAATTTCACCACGTCTTAACTTACCCGTCAATCCAAGCATCGCTCTGGATGCTTTACCTCAAAAAACAAACGATGCGATCTCGTATGGCGTGGTTAAGTCGATTATTATGCTTTTAGAAGTTACATGTAAAGATAAACGCATCTTCTTTTTAGGAGGCGACGGCAAATTTTTCTCTAAATTTTTTAGCAATGCGATTTTTGATCGAACGCTTATTTTTAGAGGCATGCTCAAAACCATTAAAGAAGCACATTTAGAATAGACTTCTAAGAAGTCTTCTGACTCGTTAGAGTCAAGCTTTAGCGCCACAGCGGCTGAGCGTAGGTTATTAGGCTTTGCCTAAAAACCGTGATAAAAATAGAACAGTAAAGGAATCAAATGTTAACAGTGGCATTGCCAAAAGGTAGAATTGCAGAAGAGACGTTGGAAATTTTTGAAAAAATTTTTGGAACCGCGTTTCGTTTTGATGATCGTAAATTAATCTTAGAAGCCGATGGTTTCCGTTTTTTATTGGTGCGAAATCAAGATGTGCCTGCGTATGTTTTACACCAATCGGCGGACATTGGTGTGGTGGGCTTGGATGTTTTGGAAGAGAAAGATGAAGATCTTCTGCGATTGCTTGATCTTGGCATTGGCAAATGCAAAGTCTGTGTGGGCATTCAAGAGGGCAAAGAGATCGATTACAGCGCTCCTGAGCTTAAAGTCGCTACCAAAATGACCAATATTGCTCAAAAATATTTTTCAAAAAAAGCGATGCCTGTGAATATTATTAAACTCTATGGTTCGATCGAATTAGCACCACTTGTGGGACTTTCGGATGTGATTGTGGATATTGTTGAAACGGGAAGCACCATGAAGCAAAATGGGCTTAAAGTGGTTGAGACCATTTTGGATTCATCGGCGTATTTGATTGCAAATAAAAACAGCTTTATTGAGAAAAAAGAGGAAATTACGTCGTTGTATCACCATATCAATGAGGTGATTCACCAAGGTTGCTGATCAATAAAGATCAGCAACCTTAGCGATTTTACTGCTTAAGTCATGCTCACGAATAGGCTTGACTAAAAAATCAAATGCCCCATGTTCAAAGGCTTCATGTTTGCGTGTCTCATCGGTTGTTAAAACAATGACAGGAAGCTTTTTGAACTCATTCATGGATTGGATATTGGTAAGAAACTCAATGCCATCCATAACAGGCATCTTAATATCAAGAAGCACCAAATCAATATCACCTTGCGTTTTTAACAGGTTAATGGCATCAAGCCCATTGGTTGCTTCGATGATAATACCTACATTAACATTTTTGCGTAACATAGAGCTAATCAATTTTAGATTAATGAAATCATCATCAACCGCTAGGATTTTTAACTGTTTTTCCATAGAGTTTGCCTTTTAAATAAACGTGTGAATCAGGATTTCAAGCTCTTTTTTACTAATTTGGTTTGGTAAAATAGCATCAAAGGCAGCAGAACTATCGTGGTTTTTCTCTTTAGGATCAATAAACATAATGGTATGAATTTTTCCTGCGTTGTGTTGCTCAGTGATGGTATGAATCCATGCTAAAAATGTCTCAGTATCGTCTAAAAGCATCTCTTTATCAAACAAGATAATCTTACACTGTTTGGATTCAATTTTTTGTTTAAACTCATTATACGAGCTTGCCGCTTCAACATGTTCGCACATTTTGCTCAAAACACTGGTGAAAATTTTGGTTTCAATCGGACTTTTTTTCAAGACTAAAACATCAAGCGGTTCCAAAGATGACGACGTAACTCTATCACTGATTGAAAGTTCTGGTTCGCTAGGCGTAAGGAGTTCATCGTGTACGGGTTGCGCTGCTACAGGCTCGATTTTTGTTTCTTCTACAACAGGAGGCTTCGCTTCTGTAACATTCTCTTGAGCGGAATAATCGATCTTATCTTGAATAAAGAGGTTGAGAATACTGATGATGCTCTCTTTCTTAATCGGTTTGGTGATGTATTCATCCAAGCCCTCTTTCATAAAGCGTTCACGATCTCCCTTAAGCGCATTGGCGGTAATGGCAACAATGGGCGTATGGGTCAGATGATTTTTCTCTTCGTACTCTAAAATTTTATGCGTCGCTTCGATACCATCCATAACCGGCATCGCAATATCCATAAAGATCATATCAAACGTCTCATTGCGTCTGCGCTCTAAGGCTTGAAGACCATTGGGGACAATTGTGATGTTCAGCCCTAAATCTTCGAGGGTTCTACGAATCAGTTTTTGGTTGATCTCATTGTCTTCAGCAACCAAGACATTGGCTTTAAATTTTTTACCAAAGGTTGCTTTTTGAACCGGTTGTGGTTGAATGTGATCTTCTTTAGCCGGTAAAAATTCACGTTTTGACTCTAGTGCTTTGACGAGTTTTGAGACATTGATTGGCTCGTAAATTGGAGTGATATATTTGGTATTGTATTCGTTGTATTTGGATTGCTGTGAGGATTTGAAGATCAAAATAATAGGCAATTTAATCTTCTTATACTCTTCGAGCTCCTCTTTCGTGAGGTTGTTGTAATCTGCAACAATAATGTTGCTGCCTGCTTTAAAGATCAGATTTTTAAGCGCTGGAAAATCGGTATAGTATTTGGCATGCGCACCAAAATAGGTAAAGTAGTCGTACATAAATTCGGTATGCGCTTTAGCACTGTTCAGTGGTGCATACAGCGCACAGTTAAAGTCGCTAAAGTGGTCTTTGTAGTCGGTTCCACTGGCGGTGGATTCAAGAAGATCGAGTACAAAGAAGAAGCGACTACCTTTGCCTTCTTCACTCTCCACTTCCAAGCGACTTCCCATAAGCGCAATGTACTTTGAAGAGATCGTAAGGCCAAGTCCTGTGCCTCCAAATTTACGGGTAATGGTCGAATCGGCTTGGTTAAAAGCATCAAAAATACCTTCGATTTTATCGTGATGAATACCAATGCCGGAGTCTTGAACGCTAAAGAGAACGCGTGCTTTATCCAAAGGTGCATTGCTTAAACGTTTGATTTCAACCGTGATTTGACCGTTATTGGGAGTAAATTTAACCGCGTTACTCATAAGGTTAATCAAAACCTCTTTGACCTTAACCGCGTCCCCTTTGAGGTAATTGTGCAAGCTTGGGTCAATGTACAAAGAGAGCTGAATGTTCTTCTCAGCAGCCTTAGGTCCATATACTTCAACCGCATTTTCAAACTCATCAATAGGCGAGAAGAGAATCTCATCGATCTCGATTTTGTTACTTTCCACTTTGGAAAGATCCAAGATATTATTGATAATTGCCAAAAGGTTTTCAGAACTTTTCTCAATAACATCCACAAATTCACGCTTCTCTTCATCCAAATCAGAATTTCTAAGCAGTTCCGTAAAACCGATGATGCCATTGAGTGGTGTCCTGATTTCATGGCTCATGTTCGCTAAGAAGATACTTTTTGCAGCACTGGCCTCTTCGGCATTTTGTTTCTCTTTGGCAATGTTTTCAATCGCTTTATCGATAATGGCGTAGGCGACGTTCATACCCTCCGCCGTATTGAAATCAACTTTTTCTTTGGTATCGGCAAGCTCTTCAACGCGTGTAAAGATGTTTTCAAGCCCTTGGACGTTCTTTCTAAATTGCCCTGAGAGTCCAAAGCCTAAGAACATTAAAACAATGGAGATAATCCATGTCAGACCTGCTCCAATGAGTTGCCCTATATTTTGATTGTCGTAGTTGTGCTCTTGGGCGTTTAAGGAGGCACTAATGATCTGGGCTGATTTATCGAGGATGTCAATTTTTTTTGTCAGAAGTCCAAACCAGAGTGTCGGGTCAATCAGATATTCACCCGTTTGTGCCGCAGCAACCAGTTCAGCTTTAACTTGCGTGATCTCCTCTTCAAGTTTGACATTATCCGGAAGTTTATAGAGACTTTCGATCTGAGAACGTGTTGAGGCATCGTTAATCGTTGTATAATCAAAGCTACTGGACGTTCCAAATATCGTGATCCAAATTTCAAGGTCTCTAGGGCTAAAAGGGACATATTGGCTCAAGATTTTAGCGACAAATCCACGCTCTTGACCAAGAGATTCGATGTTTTTATAGACCGTCACCAAGGAGTAGGTGAGGTTTGAGATATTGGAATTGGTGTCAATTGTGCCGATCGTTTCAAGCTCTTTAAGAAGAAAAATGTTGA from Sulfurospirillum multivorans DSM 12446 carries:
- a CDS encoding CvpA family protein — encoded protein: MANFSMFDIISLSLVLILGIKGIINGFVKEVFGLLGIIGGIYFASRYAPVAGQMINDHLFVFGNQASLYLFGFIAVLIVVWITCIFLGYLIAQALSLSGLSMIDKLAGFAVGSMKIFLVFSVLAITLSNIEFVKSKMEPYVAHSIMFPLFLEMGNYIVKLDTDTMFESLQPKVNNSTNP
- a CDS encoding Fur family transcriptional regulator — its product is MSAFENLEYSSLLANFKELLKNNSLKFTKQREVVLKTLYERNDHFTPEDLYIFLKSSYPELNIGIATVYRTLNLLEESHMVTSISFGVAGKKFELANKPHHDHMICKTCGLIIEFQNDKIEQLQLEIAKANHFHITSHLMQLRGLCEKCAKEKS
- the hisG gene encoding ATP phosphoribosyltransferase → MLTVALPKGRIAEETLEIFEKIFGTAFRFDDRKLILEADGFRFLLVRNQDVPAYVLHQSADIGVVGLDVLEEKDEDLLRLLDLGIGKCKVCVGIQEGKEIDYSAPELKVATKMTNIAQKYFSKKAMPVNIIKLYGSIELAPLVGLSDVIVDIVETGSTMKQNGLKVVETILDSSAYLIANKNSFIEKKEEITSLYHHINEVIHQGC
- a CDS encoding type III pantothenate kinase → MILCDIGNSNADFYQDGKVWSMSHKQFKEFSTQENVYYICVNDALKSWLQGRNHFIDLEPYFEFDTIYQGMGIDRIAACCTIEDGMIVDAGSAITVDIMSGGMHLGGFILPGLGAYEKCYASISPRLNLPVNPSIALDALPQKTNDAISYGVVKSIIMLLEVTCKDKRIFFLGGDGKFFSKFFSNAIFDRTLIFRGMLKTIKEAHLE
- a CDS encoding type IV pilus twitching motility protein PilT is translated as MSSLNIKALLKNVVAYKASDLHLVGRSEPQIRIDGKLVPLDMEHLSGTVIEELCYTLITDKQKKKLEEEKELDFAIMFPDIGRFRANYYYTINGDLAASFRIIPIEIPSLDDLSAPIVFKELIKREKGLILVTGPTGSGKSTTLAALLNEINLFEHRHIITIEDPVEFIHSNKKCLFSHRNVGEDTKSFARALKFSLRQDPDIILVGEMRDQETISTAITAAETGHLVLGTLHTNSAVQTINRIVDSFDGPEQVQVRNMLATSLYAVVSQSLLPKVGGGRVAIHEIMINNAAIANLIRENKIHQIYSQMQLNQQKTGMVTQTQAMMKHLKANLITKEDAIRYSTQPQELLNNMGI
- the lysS gene encoding lysine--tRNA ligase encodes the protein MLFQDQYQQQRIEKGKALQALGHNPYRHNIIKDTSTKEFLECYEYVAESELKRDENKNNTVVGRIKFLRHMGKAAFAKIEDEQGLLQIYFSRESIGDAWFDEAKKLVEVGDIISVTGFPFVTKTGELSLHVNTLEVATKSIIPLPEKFHGLQDKELRYRKRYLDMIMNADVRKTFKIRSKIVSEIRHFFEERDFLEVETPMMHPIAGGANAKPFITHHNALGVDRYLRIAPELYLKRLVVGGFEAVFEINRNFRNEGMDQTHNPEFTMIEFYWAYHNYHDLMRLTEEMFDVLLKKLKLPRKLPYGDFEIDFSKPFRKIGFRAALAEIGDIPDQILDDCTQIVTYITNKGFAVEKNLSLGKLYEELFDLFVEEKLIDPTFIIDYPIEISPLARRSEIDPNIAERFELFIAGREIANGFNELNDPLDQYERFAKQLQAKNAGDDEAHEMDEDYVYALGYGLPPTAGQGLGIDRLTMLLTNEMSIKDVILFPAMKPLGESDDLTQKDEELK
- a CDS encoding outer membrane protein assembly factor BamB family protein, translated to MRYAKIVFSLLALLLVVSGCGTKRQYFEPEALAGKVSYDGSLPGSIVDAVRDGATLSNGQVITKKGLSNVILSEGFVYLGEDQGRYVAASKCGALQIVDASKKVLFTKECSVSVASASLKANILALILGSNELILIDINDGKEMMHLKQDNVYVLDSRIAAPYFLGDLIVFPTLDGKLVIVDAQSKKPIRDVVVSNEKFFGNIIYLQVLGDRLVAATKSKVVSISPKSISFLEKEVKDVIVLENRIFVFTKDGRVILADADLRVIKERKFPFATFAGTIYGDFIYMIEKGGYVIATDLDLVSTNVYKLPDEIESHIFTTGDALYYKDHFFKLNRKK
- the gatC gene encoding Asp-tRNA(Asn)/Glu-tRNA(Gln) amidotransferase subunit GatC; this translates as MHIDDTLLQKLEKLSSLKISEEKREGVINQLSEIVAFVENLNELNLETEEATFTTVAGGTPFREDVPSVNPAIIKTILNHAPQSESGFFVVPKIIE
- a CDS encoding GGDEF domain-containing protein; the protein is MNNGNHIAEMVFQLADETFAKLKDLNIPPYPKYYHDTFVETMQANGDAEILDLSKKHSYLFSNAQHEELLSENCFGLMKKGLEEFVKSNDNLRVISDETAINIDNIKRDYESVDTRQILQAFDHFQDKIFQELQSADETIAKLKLEVERLERESNIDPLTKAHNRRVLVKDLEEVLSFGKEKDMDMHLIMFDADDFKQINDSFGHIAGDKTLIFLSKLIQNSLRRGTRIYRYGGEEFVVILNRTSFEEATKIVDRIIKETSDSKLLYKNHDIHLTLSAGICSHKHAMSADDLLDKADKALYEAKRSGKNCFRSAH
- a CDS encoding serine hydroxymethyltransferase — its product is MSILKTVDPIVYDLTVKELHRQCDHLEMIASENFTYPAVMEAMGSVFTNKYAEGYPAKRYYGGCEFADQVEQLAIDRVCKLFGCTYANVQPNSGSQANQGVYQALLNPFDKILGMDLSHGGHLTHGAKVSSSGKTYSSFFYGVELDGRINYDKVREIAHIVKPKMIICGASAYPREIDFAKFREIADEVGAYLFADIAHIAGLVAAGEHPSPFPHCHVVSSTTHKTLRGPRGGIILTNDEEIAKKVNSAIFPGIQGGPLVHVIAAKAVGFAENLKPEWTTYAKQVRANAKVLADVLIKRGYDIVSGGTDNHLVLVSFLNKEFSGKEADLALGHAGITVNKNTVPGETRSPFVTSGVRIGSPALTARGMKEKEFEIIANKIADVLDNINDEALHVKIKDEMKVLASNFIIYDRPTY